One region of Methanobacterium sp. genomic DNA includes:
- a CDS encoding amidohydrolase family protein codes for MKYTLIHNGTLIDGNGRESLPNAAILIKNNQIIEVGSENSIPIPDVEIMKIDAHGMFILPGFIDTHVHMMANGFKMEDAMYNPLSFYFYRGVDNLRQTINAGVTTVRDAGLADAGVKRAVDEGLIDGPRLLISIMPLSISGGHFDFWLNSGFDMKISYPGLPESICDGENEVRKRVREILRAGADFIKVMATGGVMSTNDHPEYTQFTVKELKIMVQEGKYHNDVKVMAHGHGTEGIKNALKAGVHSIEHGTYLDDTAIQMMVDQGTYLVPTCVVIKHNRKLAESGDLPEYSRDQAISLVDAHDKSIRKAYEAGVKIVMGTDCGVVPHGLNLEELGYLCDIGMSPIEAIMAGTKNAAECLGIDDKLGTIEPGKIADIIISKKDPLVNIKSLGNPDNVMLVMKEGKVVKDLRN; via the coding sequence ATGAAATACACTCTTATACATAACGGAACCCTTATTGATGGTAACGGCAGGGAATCCCTCCCAAATGCTGCTATTTTAATTAAAAATAACCAGATTATTGAAGTTGGAAGTGAAAATTCCATTCCAATACCAGATGTGGAAATAATGAAAATCGACGCCCATGGAATGTTTATTCTGCCGGGTTTTATTGACACCCACGTCCATATGATGGCAAATGGATTTAAAATGGAAGATGCCATGTACAATCCACTCTCATTTTATTTTTACAGAGGAGTGGATAATTTAAGACAGACAATTAATGCAGGAGTAACAACAGTTCGGGACGCTGGCCTTGCAGATGCAGGTGTTAAAAGAGCGGTTGATGAAGGTTTGATTGATGGACCAAGACTGCTTATCAGCATTATGCCCCTTTCAATAAGCGGCGGTCATTTTGATTTCTGGCTAAATTCTGGATTTGATATGAAGATTTCCTATCCCGGACTTCCTGAAAGCATATGTGATGGTGAAAATGAAGTTAGGAAAAGGGTAAGGGAAATACTTCGTGCAGGAGCTGATTTTATCAAAGTAATGGCTACTGGAGGTGTTATGAGCACCAACGACCACCCAGAATATACTCAGTTTACAGTTAAAGAACTGAAGATCATGGTTCAGGAAGGAAAATATCACAACGATGTAAAGGTAATGGCCCATGGACACGGTACAGAAGGAATTAAAAACGCATTGAAAGCAGGTGTTCATTCTATAGAGCATGGAACTTATCTTGACGATACGGCAATCCAGATGATGGTGGATCAGGGAACCTATCTGGTTCCTACATGCGTGGTTATAAAGCACAACAGAAAATTGGCTGAATCTGGAGATCTGCCAGAATACAGTAGAGATCAGGCCATATCACTGGTAGATGCACATGATAAAAGCATCAGAAAAGCTTATGAAGCTGGAGTTAAAATTGTAATGGGTACTGACTGCGGTGTTGTCCCCCACGGACTTAATTTAGAAGAATTAGGATATTTATGCGATATAGGGATGAGCCCTATTGAAGCCATTATGGCTGGAACTAAAAATGCCGCAGAATGCCTTGGAATTGATGATAAACTCGGTACAATTGAACCAGGAAAGATTGCAGATATTATAATCAGTAAAAAAGATCCACTTGTCAATATAAAGTCTCTTGGAAACCCTGATAATGTAATGCTTGTAATGAAAGAAGGGAAAGTTGTAAAAGACTTAAGAAATTGA
- a CDS encoding DUF1724 domain-containing protein — MSNEILKLYEKVRDDLKFLTASDVRTKIVIVLNDGLKNLNDLKEETNLNSSTILHGMNQLEEKKLVFKQSGGYSLSQTGKIVALNIINLIKVSTSLEEIGKIFLKHEISPIPEYLLESIGSLKSSVVVESTPTDVMKPHTVHAELIQNSRDVRYISSVLLPQKIESFEKTLEKGSLQLILTSEILDKWIEIKGRENLKNALLEKDFKLWKIKSGAKMSFTVSDTFIALGLFSTDGIYDLHKYLIGKDEEAIEWGKRLFGYYLKQSKKVKL; from the coding sequence ATGTCAAATGAAATTTTAAAACTTTATGAAAAAGTAAGAGATGACTTAAAGTTTCTTACAGCTTCAGATGTAAGGACAAAAATTGTTATAGTTTTGAATGATGGATTAAAAAATTTAAACGACCTTAAAGAAGAAACAAATCTTAATTCATCCACTATTTTACATGGAATGAACCAGCTTGAAGAAAAAAAATTGGTCTTTAAACAATCTGGAGGTTATTCCCTTTCTCAAACCGGTAAAATAGTTGCACTGAACATTATAAATCTTATAAAAGTATCCACGTCTCTTGAGGAAATAGGAAAGATATTTTTAAAGCATGAGATATCTCCCATACCAGAATACCTGCTTGAAAGTATAGGAAGCTTAAAAAGCTCGGTTGTAGTGGAATCCACACCTACAGATGTTATGAAGCCGCATACAGTTCATGCAGAGCTTATTCAAAATTCAAGGGACGTTAGATATATTTCTTCAGTTCTGCTTCCTCAAAAAATAGAATCATTTGAGAAAACACTGGAAAAAGGTTCCCTTCAACTTATTTTAACATCTGAAATACTTGATAAATGGATTGAAATAAAAGGGCGGGAAAATTTGAAAAACGCACTTTTAGAAAAAGATTTTAAGTTATGGAAAATAAAGAGTGGGGCTAAGATGTCATTTACAGTGTCAGACACTTTCATTGCACTTGGATTGTTTTCAACAGATGGGATTTACGATCTTCACAAGTATCTAATAGGTAAAGACGAAGAAGCTATTGAATGGGGAAAAAGGCTGTTTGGCTATTATTTAAAGCAATCAAAAAAGGTAAAACTATAA
- a CDS encoding response regulator has protein sequence MSKITRILMIEDNHADVRIMQEMLRDVKGFKFSFKHGESLENGLKYLKNDVFDVLLLDLNLPDSYGIDTFFKAKNHAPNLPIVIFSGAADEKVAIDAVHEGAQDYLMKGEVEGKLLARSIFYAIERKQTEEELKKHRDHLEELVEKRTLGLKKANIQLLREINERKRAEEEIRASFEEKKILLDEIQERIQNSLQIIIRIIDGEYFQNKCKNLDDFNQEIQNRVKAVELINEMLDQSEDFAMIDFACYIRNLTSYLYDFYDVNPLLMKLEMDIEGIPLDIDLAIPCGLIVNELVTNSIKHAFEEKSGKIYIKLRSSNKNTILTVADDGKGIPENVEIKNANTSGFRLVNKLVNQLNGSIELNRTNGAEFKVIF, from the coding sequence ATGAGCAAGATAACCCGGATTTTAATGATAGAGGATAATCATGCAGACGTCAGGATCATGCAGGAAATGCTTAGAGATGTCAAAGGCTTTAAATTTAGCTTTAAACATGGTGAAAGCTTAGAAAATGGATTGAAATACCTTAAAAATGATGTGTTTGATGTTTTACTGCTTGATCTTAATTTACCTGACAGCTATGGAATCGATACTTTCTTTAAAGCAAAAAACCATGCTCCAAATTTACCTATTGTAATATTTAGCGGGGCGGCTGATGAGAAGGTTGCAATAGATGCTGTTCATGAAGGTGCCCAGGATTACCTTATGAAAGGGGAAGTTGAGGGTAAATTACTGGCACGTTCCATATTTTATGCAATTGAACGTAAACAGACAGAAGAGGAACTGAAAAAACACAGGGATCACCTGGAAGAACTGGTTGAAAAAAGAACCCTCGGATTAAAAAAAGCAAATATACAACTTTTAAGAGAAATTAACGAGCGTAAAAGAGCTGAAGAAGAGATTAGGGCATCTTTTGAGGAGAAAAAAATACTGCTTGATGAAATACAGGAGAGAATTCAAAACAGTTTGCAGATAATTATAAGGATTATTGATGGGGAATATTTTCAAAATAAATGTAAAAATCTCGATGATTTCAATCAGGAGATTCAAAATCGGGTGAAAGCAGTTGAACTCATTAATGAGATGCTTGATCAATCAGAAGACTTTGCAATGATTGATTTTGCATGCTATATACGTAATTTGACCAGTTACCTTTATGATTTTTATGATGTTAATCCTCTTTTAATGAAATTAGAAATGGATATTGAAGGAATTCCTCTTGACATTGATTTAGCAATTCCATGTGGTTTAATTGTTAATGAACTTGTGACAAATTCTATCAAACATGCATTTGAGGAAAAAAGCGGCAAAATATATATCAAACTGCGTTCCAGCAATAAAAATACAATATTAACTGTTGCAGATGATGGAAAAGGTATTCCAGAAAACGTAGAAATTAAAAATGCTAATACATCAGGATTTAGACTTGTAAATAAACTTGTAAATCAACTTAATGGAAGTATAGAGTTAAATAGAACAAACGGGGCAGAATTTAAAGTTATATTTTAA
- a CDS encoding DUF5518 domain-containing protein, whose translation MKKERDIMINWKAVLTGLIIIIIIVLILNPFIGEFGSYAGIIIAGMVVGYRVKQNTVNGAIHGALIGITGGIVAIIILILVGGFFIVKVEISGLLVKTGVDIVLGAVGGAVGTIIALEK comes from the coding sequence TTGAAAAAAGAGAGGGATATCATGATTAACTGGAAAGCAGTGCTCACAGGATTAATCATAATCATAATAATTGTACTGATTTTAAACCCATTTATAGGTGAATTTGGTTCATATGCAGGTATTATAATTGCAGGCATGGTTGTAGGATATCGTGTTAAGCAAAATACAGTAAATGGGGCAATTCATGGGGCTTTAATAGGTATTACTGGAGGAATTGTGGCAATTATTATTCTAATTCTTGTAGGCGGGTTTTTTATAGTAAAAGTAGAAATATCTGGTTTATTAGTTAAGACAGGGGTCGACATAGTTTTAGGGGCTGTCGGAGGGGCTGTAGGAACTATTATTGCGTTGGAAAAATAA
- a CDS encoding DUF5518 domain-containing protein — protein sequence MTDWISIGIGAVINAALTIVLALIFFPLFFLGPIIGGFVTVYLIRDEFESESGIIHGGLAGILGGLIIGILSLFGVGIVAALVSLLLAELGVALGAIGAIFVIFFTVLTMLVCGVLSAIGGAIGEYIQSAGKGQYEDY from the coding sequence ATGACAGACTGGATATCCATTGGAATTGGTGCAGTTATAAATGCAGCTTTGACCATTGTTCTGGCACTTATTTTCTTCCCTTTGTTCTTTTTAGGGCCGATAATAGGTGGTTTTGTAACTGTATACTTAATACGGGATGAATTTGAAAGCGAAAGCGGCATAATACATGGAGGTTTAGCCGGGATTTTGGGTGGCCTTATTATTGGAATTCTGTCCCTGTTTGGAGTTGGAATTGTAGCAGCCCTGGTTAGTCTCTTGCTTGCAGAATTAGGGGTTGCACTGGGTGCTATTGGCGCCATATTTGTGATATTCTTTACGGTTCTTACAATGCTTGTATGTGGAGTTCTTTCAGCTATTGGTGGAGCTATAGGAGAATACATACAATCTGCAGGTAAAGGACAGTACGAAGATTACTGA
- a CDS encoding DUF126 domain-containing protein translates to MKTIKCRKISKGHAKGEVLITKDPLSFLGGVDPHTGVVIEKGHELYGEKISDKILVIPSGKGSTVGSYVIFQMERSKTAPQAIISIKAEPIIATGAIMAGIPMVHQPEINVLNILKNGDIVEVNADEEIIKLF, encoded by the coding sequence ATGAAAACTATAAAATGCAGGAAAATCTCCAAAGGGCATGCAAAAGGTGAAGTATTGATTACAAAAGATCCGTTAAGCTTTCTTGGGGGAGTAGATCCTCATACTGGTGTTGTAATTGAAAAGGGGCATGAACTGTATGGAGAAAAGATAAGTGATAAAATTCTGGTGATTCCATCTGGGAAAGGGTCCACAGTTGGATCTTACGTCATATTTCAGATGGAGAGAAGTAAAACTGCCCCCCAAGCAATAATATCAATTAAAGCAGAACCAATTATTGCTACCGGCGCTATTATGGCTGGTATCCCCATGGTCCATCAACCAGAAATCAATGTCTTAAATATTTTAAAAAATGGAGATATTGTTGAAGTTAATGCAGATGAAGAAATAATTAAACTGTTTTGA
- the purB gene encoding adenylosuccinate lyase, producing the protein MAIHPIEFRYGTEEMRNVWDLENKLQKMLEVEAALAKAESELNIIPKEAAEEINSKASTKYVTVQRVAEIERQTNHDIASIVKALAEVCEGEAGEYVHFGATSNDIIDTSQSLLFKDSIGILRGRLSELTKTLLKLAEEHINTVCIGRTHGQHALPTTYGMKFALWADEVYRQIERLNQCEERLCVGMITGAVGTIAALGEEGLEVHRRVSEILGLKPVLISNQILQRDSHAEFIMDLANTASTLDKIAVEIRNLQRTEIKEIGESFDAKKQVGSSTMPHKMNPITAERISGISRVIRAYVVPALENNPLWHERDLTNSSCERIILPEACILTDYIIVLTLKVLNNLVFYPENIEKDLNTTNGLIMAERLMAELTYKGMGRQTAYALVRECSIEANQKNTGLLDVVLRNNEIRKYLSEDEIQDIMNPHTYIGSSAEIVNDVLQASKGWF; encoded by the coding sequence ATGGCAATTCACCCAATTGAATTCAGGTACGGCACAGAAGAGATGCGAAACGTGTGGGATTTAGAAAACAAGCTTCAAAAGATGCTTGAAGTAGAAGCAGCTCTTGCAAAAGCAGAATCAGAACTTAATATAATTCCAAAAGAAGCTGCAGAAGAAATAAATAGCAAAGCAAGCACAAAATATGTTACAGTCCAGAGAGTGGCTGAAATTGAAAGACAAACCAATCACGACATTGCTTCAATTGTAAAAGCCCTTGCAGAAGTTTGTGAAGGAGAAGCTGGTGAATACGTTCATTTTGGAGCTACTTCCAATGATATTATTGATACATCCCAATCACTGCTTTTTAAAGACTCCATTGGTATTTTAAGGGGAAGGCTTTCAGAACTTACAAAAACACTTTTAAAACTTGCAGAAGAGCATATAAACACTGTTTGTATTGGTAGAACTCATGGACAGCATGCACTTCCAACCACTTATGGAATGAAATTTGCTTTATGGGCTGATGAGGTTTACAGGCAAATTGAAAGGCTTAACCAGTGTGAAGAAAGGTTATGTGTGGGAATGATTACCGGTGCTGTTGGGACCATTGCAGCTCTTGGAGAAGAGGGATTAGAAGTTCATAGAAGGGTTTCTGAAATTTTAGGCCTTAAACCTGTATTAATATCTAATCAAATTCTGCAAAGAGACAGCCATGCAGAGTTCATAATGGATCTTGCAAACACTGCAAGCACACTCGATAAAATTGCAGTTGAAATCAGAAACCTTCAGCGAACTGAGATTAAAGAAATTGGTGAAAGTTTCGATGCTAAAAAGCAGGTTGGAAGCAGTACAATGCCTCATAAAATGAATCCTATTACTGCTGAAAGAATTAGCGGTATTTCCAGGGTCATACGTGCTTATGTTGTTCCGGCGCTTGAAAATAACCCTCTCTGGCATGAAAGAGATCTTACTAATTCCTCATGTGAGCGGATTATTCTCCCTGAAGCATGTATTTTAACCGATTATATCATAGTTCTTACCTTAAAAGTGCTAAATAATCTGGTGTTTTATCCAGAAAACATTGAAAAAGATTTAAACACTACAAATGGACTTATAATGGCAGAAAGATTAATGGCAGAACTTACATATAAAGGAATGGGAAGGCAAACAGCCTATGCACTTGTTAGAGAGTGTTCAATTGAGGCTAACCAGAAAAATACTGGCCTTTTGGATGTTGTTTTAAGAAATAACGAAATTAGAAAGTATCTATCTGAAGATGAAATTCAAGATATTATGAACCCCCATACTTACATCGGGTCTTCAGCTGAAATTGTAAATGATGTTCTTCAAGCGTCTAAAGGGTGGTTTTAA
- a CDS encoding preprotein translocase subunit Sec61beta, giving the protein MAKKDKKVLPPSGAGLVRYFEEETKGPKLTPEQVVIMTIILAAVCIALRFTQPV; this is encoded by the coding sequence ATGGCAAAGAAAGATAAGAAAGTGCTTCCACCAAGCGGGGCAGGTCTTGTAAGATACTTTGAAGAAGAAACAAAGGGGCCTAAATTAACACCTGAACAGGTAGTAATAATGACCATAATTCTTGCAGCAGTCTGTATAGCATTGAGATTCACGCAACCTGTATGA